The DNA segment GAAGGCGGCTTTTTTGGCCCGCTCCGGCGCATAGGCCTCGACCGCCACGTCCATGACGGCAGGGCGGAAGCCCGCCCTGTTCAGAAAAGCGGCCGGCGAGGCGACGCCGAGCGGCGGATGGCCGAGTTCGTAGCAGGAGGCCAGAAGAACCGCGCCCGGCGCATGCCAGTCGATGGCTTCGGAAGAGGGCGTGTCCGTGGTCATGTCGAGAGCTTCCGCTTCATCGTGCCAGTGAAAAAAACGCCGGGGCGGACCCCGGCGTTTTTCGGGTTTGTTGTAAGCGGTCTCAGGTGGTGAAGGATTTTCCGCAGCCGCAGGCCGCCGCGGCGTTCGGATTTTCGATCTTGAATCCGGCGCCCTGAATGGTGTCCACAAAATCAACCACCACTCCGCTCAGCAGCGCGAGGCTCTGGGGGTCGACGAAGACCTGAAAACCGTCGGCTTCGAAAATCTTGTCGTCGGCCGCGGCCGCTTCCTCGAAATAGAGGCCGTAGCTGTGGCCGGAACACCCCCCCGCCGTAACGGCGACGCGCAGGCCGTGGCCCGCCTTGCCCTCGGCCTCCAAAATTTCCTTGACCTTGGCCTCGGCCACCGGCGTGACGCGGATTCCCTCGGCGGATTTGGGTTTCGTGGCATCGAACAGGGTGACACTGCCTTGCGACATCAGGGATTCTCCTTTTGTAAACAAAAAGCGTTAAGAGAATTTCTGCAACTTAGTTTCGCTGTTCAGCCGGTTTTCTGCAAGCTGGTTCAGCCCGGCCTGCAGCTGTTTGTCCGAGACGGGCGGGGCCGGC comes from the bacterium genome and includes:
- a CDS encoding iron-sulfur cluster assembly accessory protein; translation: MSQGSVTLFDATKPKSAEGIRVTPVAEAKVKEILEAEGKAGHGLRVAVTAGGCSGHSYGLYFEEAAAADDKIFEADGFQVFVDPQSLALLSGVVVDFVDTIQGAGFKIENPNAAAACGCGKSFTT